The following proteins are encoded in a genomic region of bacterium:
- a CDS encoding acetyl-CoA carboxylase biotin carboxyl carrier protein subunit (composes the biotin carboxyl carrier protein subunit of the acetyl-CoA carboxylase complex, the enzyme that catalyzes the carboxylation of acetyl-CoA to malonyl-CoA, which in turn controls the rate of fatty acid metabolism): DEAPAAPTPRPAAPREAAPGAGAVVAPLPGEIVGVAVAVGAAVQRGDELVRIEAMKMVNVVRAPRPARVAAVRVVVGQAVEQGATLVELDG; this comes from the coding sequence GACGAGGCGCCCGCCGCGCCGACGCCGCGCCCGGCCGCGCCGCGGGAGGCCGCCCCGGGCGCCGGCGCGGTCGTCGCCCCCCTGCCCGGCGAGATCGTCGGCGTCGCCGTCGCCGTCGGCGCCGCGGTCCAGCGCGGCGACGAGCTCGTGCGGATCGAGGCGATGAAGATGGTCAACGTCGTGCGCGCCCCGCGCCCGGCGCGCGTCGCCGCGGTGCGGGTCGTCGTCGGCCAGGCGGTCGAGCAGGGCGCGACGCTCGTCGAGCTGGACGGCTGA
- a CDS encoding sodium ion-translocating decarboxylase subunit beta, producing the protein MDFSALAGELLKGVSALGAGQAAMLAVGLFLIGLAVVKKYEPLLLLPIGAGCLLANLPLSGLVGDEGLLGLLYRLGVRTEVFPLLIFIGVGAMIDFGPLLAAPRLALLGAAGQFGIFGVLILAALLGYPIKEAASIGVIGAIDGPTSIFVAAKLAPQLLAPIAVAAYSYMALVPVIQPPLMRLLTTRRERGIKMEYAPRPVSRRALVAFPIIVTVVIGALVPDAAPLVGTLMLGNLLRESRVVERLAATARNELINISTLFLGLAVGATMTAESFLNARALGVLALGLIAFVVDTCAGLLMGKLMCLLSRGRINPLLGAAGISAFPMAGRLVAQAAQKEDQDNFLLMHALGANTSGQLASVIAGGVLLALASGF; encoded by the coding sequence ATGGACTTCTCCGCGCTCGCCGGCGAGCTGCTGAAGGGGGTCTCGGCCCTCGGCGCCGGACAGGCGGCGATGCTCGCGGTCGGCCTGTTCCTGATCGGGCTCGCCGTGGTCAAGAAGTACGAGCCGCTGCTGCTGCTGCCGATCGGCGCCGGCTGCCTGCTCGCCAACCTGCCGCTCTCCGGCCTCGTCGGCGACGAGGGGCTGCTCGGCCTGCTCTACCGCCTCGGCGTGCGCACCGAGGTGTTTCCGCTGCTGATCTTCATCGGCGTCGGGGCGATGATCGACTTCGGCCCGCTCCTCGCCGCCCCGCGCCTCGCGCTCCTCGGCGCGGCGGGGCAGTTCGGGATCTTCGGCGTGCTGATCCTCGCCGCGCTCCTCGGCTACCCGATCAAGGAAGCCGCCTCGATCGGCGTCATCGGCGCGATCGACGGGCCGACCTCGATCTTCGTCGCCGCCAAGCTCGCGCCGCAGCTCCTCGCGCCGATCGCCGTCGCCGCCTACTCCTACATGGCGCTCGTGCCGGTGATCCAGCCGCCGCTGATGCGCCTGCTGACGACCCGCCGCGAACGCGGAATCAAGATGGAATACGCGCCGCGCCCCGTCTCCCGCCGGGCGCTCGTCGCCTTCCCGATCATCGTCACGGTCGTGATCGGCGCGCTCGTTCCCGACGCCGCGCCGCTCGTCGGCACGCTGATGCTCGGCAACCTGCTGCGCGAAAGCCGGGTCGTCGAGCGGCTGGCGGCGACCGCGCGCAACGAACTGATCAACATCTCCACGCTGTTCCTCGGCCTCGCGGTCGGGGCGACGATGACGGCGGAGTCGTTCCTCAACGCGCGCGCCCTCGGCGTGCTGGCGCTCGGGCTGATCGCCTTCGTCGTGGACACCTGCGCCGGCCTGCTGATGGGGAAGCTGATGTGCCTCCTCTCCCGCGGGCGGATCAACCCGCTGCTCGGCGCCGCGGGGATCAGCGCGTTCCCGATGGCCGGGCGGCTGGTCGCCCAGGCGGCGCAGAAAGAGGACCAGGACAACTTCCTGCTGATGCACGCCCTCGGCGCCAACACCTCCGGACAACTCGCCAGCGTGATCGCCGGCGGCGTCCTCCTCGCCCTCGCCTCCGGGTTCTGA